The following proteins are co-located in the Triticum aestivum cultivar Chinese Spring chromosome 1A, IWGSC CS RefSeq v2.1, whole genome shotgun sequence genome:
- the LOC123061871 gene encoding uncharacterized protein encodes MCHPQTEQVAKKIELERFPTLLVEKKFESLECQSTIDGQTAATTMSDTVVITVAVDNSTVGERGAIQWPATRKGLQTGTPSADGIESVMFTYRFMEDRPGTYHTCDDQDPTTVFTDVQESKAGSTYSEHDAVNVPHGDDREVMAYTPGGRGHAALASSKAQLMAGNSVIYHNDEGPVERLLRWVAGICWGRDHAVYACPEAQLMADCPVIHLNDEGPIGWLLR; translated from the exons ATGTGCCATCCTCAGACAGAGCAAGTAGCAAAGAAGATCGAGCTCGAGCGGTTCCCCACACTGCTAGTAGAAAAGAAGTTCGAGTCCCTGGAGTGCCAGTCAACCATCGACGGCCAAACCGCCGCCACGACCATGAGCGACACCGTCGTCATCACCGTCGCCGTCGACAACTCTACTGTCGGCGAGAGGGGCGCCATCCAATGGCCTGCCACCCGCAAG GGGCTGCAGACTGGCACACCATCGGCTGATGGGATTGAGAGCGTGATGTTCACGTACCGATTCATGGAGGACCGGCCGGGCACGTACCACACTTGCGACGACCAAGACCCGACCACAGTGTTCACCGACGTGCAGGAAAGCAAAGCTGGGTCGACCTATTCGGAACACGATGCAGTCAACGTGCCACACGGAGACGACCGAGAAGTCATGGCGTACACCCCAGGAGGCAGGGGCCATGCCGCCCTTGCAAGCTCAAAAGCACAACTCATGGCCGGTAACTCTGTTATCTATCACAATGACGAAGGCCCGGTCGAGCGGCTCCTTCGGTGGGTTGCTGGTATATGCTGGGGCAGGGACCATGCCGTCTATGCGTGCCCCGAAGCGCAACTCATGGCCGATTGTCCTGTCATTCACCTCAATGACGAAGGCCCGATTGGGTGGCTTCTCCGGTGA